The Seriola aureovittata isolate HTS-2021-v1 ecotype China chromosome 12, ASM2101889v1, whole genome shotgun sequence genome window below encodes:
- the myo9b gene encoding unconventional myosin-IXb isoform X1 has translation MSTTDGAGAPDQDGEARVVQIYPRVSQNTAAYCPLQVSFGDTVKSVIHNAVVTLGLDSSKMYRLLEVRQVSGEERLLEAGDCPLERVLLWPPLAQRWHPQSQGYHFILQQQQADNGDNQEENREDYDDLCNLQSVTEQSILEVLRQRFYKLKIYTYASNILIAINPNKFLPVYYNPKYVKMYENQPLGKLSPHIFAIADVAFHTMLTRQVNQCIVISGESGSGKTESSSYLIHCLTALSQKTYSTGLERTILGAGPVLEAFGNAKTAENNNSSRFGKFIQLNYLESGVIRGAVIEKYLLEKCRLVSRDKRERNYHVFYYLLVGASKDEQEEFHLLKPQDYLYLKQQDLQIDDEEKFRQEYKRLHQAMEMVGFLASTKKHIFSILSAILHLGNVTFTVSEDTQDLEVGPAEVLCTLSGLLKVKKELLVEALIKRRVVVAKASTVSKYTLQQASKVRDSMAKSLYSALFDWIILHINHAMLNRRDMEESVSCLSIGVLDMFGFENLQTNSFEQLCINYTNEKLQYYINHNIFKLEQEDYVSEGLTWQNIDCTDNSGCIQLISMKSTGLFDLLDEESNLPQGTDETLLDKLTQQHQDNPLFVASPSTNPIFAIQHFAGSVEYHIKDFREKNTEHMRPEVVSLLRSSERAFLHHLVASSPQALFRWGILRATIRILTVFKNMGRQRAEQLAARRSSRKTLKEMKQRSSTVDRLSSNSLTLDFSFDHSDDHPLDVFEDIFANYEKRKKSRGGRQKQVIPKNLMDLRSLQHIVGLTAHDRTSKSIFHPQQRTKLSTVSTQFQASLRRLMETIEKADPFFIFCVRSNAEMKELHFDDELVLQQIRYTGMLQMVHIQKSGYSAKYTFMEFVDKFRMLLPKGATATPEHITKLFERMKLDKSTYQIGKTKVFLKQKEKQLLQDTLNKEVMRHIIILQRWFRTCLIRLHFVQKRDATLIIQRSWREFYENHNRAATVIQTAWRTSLKRSKEQCEEEDDKETSNTRLGRDSLTKKELKRQHKVELSPGRNQQLDSVNGQSAQRDQSREKRGCPPPLNRPLSLPLDTKVSSNDHSTSPSTSSSLQRYKDMGGIKEKAEKWRGRQSEGEPTDESSPEIRRRENRKDEFYRKGKSMSADELSKISSSGSDSSPSTNEVRVRLRKQPKRKRRLAYARSGLMINFGGSKESEYWSFPLPPISPHLASLKSSASSVDVRVKKPAEPDGSRFSLPSRTANEDSGQQGTNQSQLTTPEKIWFLSKFLRKRAPKFSPGNDSPSDKTVTLPRYTPHHYHMPNQSSGRDNRNPTIRISRATRAIEWNTSLDREITDSKELRNLDEFLGNQVNELRSRIKELSPTESIFLTATMQFRETIKSMYSVQKPQIAYKDLMKGYHNKVNTLAAPKKKAEVSLVVNLFQSVLDGFIRGEIKRVESEPSKATKTTKKRRKKDKCPDSPLDHLFSTYQVNIMQSCDLCGSYIWGMEKAYMCSACKLICHKKCLKKIITDCSTRCARQDDSVPGSLHFGVQVCVLTSKANPVPMVVEMLLLHVELNGLYTEGIYRKSGSTCRARELHQILETNPEEACLENYPIHTTTGLVKRWLRELPDPLMTFSLYSDFLHAVELPEKAERIRAVYQKVDELPPSNYNTLERLIFHLVRVAKEEEHNKMSPSSLAIVFAPCILRSPDANDPFLGMKDVSKTTQCVEILISEQFRRYKEKMQNIQELEYAEALAVNQLKLRRQNTIVEKPSDVPEETHTDETEKTLIERIKSIKQEKVDLACTLPDLEQEHSDNDNLDSSSSMSTESLEDRLRSLESEGKVTMRLKTQKPDCPHKPPDLAQRVRSMMAQADDEQTGFTSGQKTDVTQFMCFLPSQDNPSPTDKPQVTSKTFNGSFDDLDIPFIDEDEDLA, from the exons ATGAGCACTACAGATGGAGCTGGGGCCCCTGACCAGGATGGAGAGGCCCGTGTTGTGCAGATCTACCCTAGGGTGTCCCAGAACACTGCTGCCTACTGTCCCCTGCAGGTCAGCTTTGGGGACACGGTGAAGTCGGTCATCCACAATGCCGTGGTCACTCTGGGGCTGGACTCCAGCAAGATGTACCGCCTCCTAGAAGTCAGACAGGTCAGCGGAGAGGAGAGGCTGCTGGAAGCTGGTGACTGCCCTCTGGAGAGAGTCCTGCTGTGGCCACCACTGGCACAGAGGTGGCACCCTCAGAGCCAGGGATACCActtcatcctgcagcagcagcaagccGACAATGGAGACAAccaagaagaaaacagagaggacTATGATGACCTCTGCAACCTCCAATCTGTAACTGAGCAGAGTATTCTGGAGGTTTTACGCCAACGCTTCTACAAGTTAAAAATCTACACCTATGCCAGCAACATCCTTATTGCCATTAATCCCAATAAGTTCCTGCCTGTTTACTACAACCCCAAGTATGTCAAGATGTATGAGAACCAGCCACTGGGCAAACTAAGCCCTCATATATTTGCAATAGCAGACGTGGCCTTCCATACGATGCTGACCAGGCAGGTTAACCAGTGTATTGTTATATCTGGTGAGAGTGGCTCGGGGAAGACTGAAAGCAGCAGTTATCTCATCCACTGCCTGACTGCACTGAGCCAGAAGACGTACTCCACCGGGCTGGAACGGACCATCCTTGGAGCAGGACCGGTGTTAGAG GCCTTTGGCAACGCCAAGACCGCAGAGAATAACAACTCCAGCCGCTTTGGGAAGTTCATCCAGCTCAACTACCTGGAGAGCGGTGTCATCAGAGG GGCAGTTATTGAGAAGTACCTACTCGAAAAGTGCCGCCTGGTGTCcagagataagagagagag GAACTACCACGTGTTCTACTACCTGCTAGTGGGAGCGTCCAAAGACGAGCAGGAGGAATTTCATCTGTTAAAGCCACAAGATTATCTCTACCTCAAGCAG CAAGACCTCCAAATAGATGATGAGGAGAAATTCAGGCAGGAGTACAAGAGGCTCCATCAAGCTATGGAAATGGTCGGCTTCTTGGCCTCCACCAAGAAACA CATATTTTCCATCCTCTCTGCCATCCTCCACCTTGGCAATGTGACGTTCACAGTCTCAGAGGACACTCAGGACCTGGAGGTCGGACCTGCTGAAGTCTTGTGTACACTGTCTGGCCTGCTCAAG GTGAAAAAGGAGCTGCTGGTTGAGGCTTTGATCAAGAGGAGAGTAGTGGTCGCCAAGGCCAGCACAGTTTCAAAGTACACACTACAACAG GCCTCCAAAGTGCGGGACTCCATGGCTAAGTCTTTATACAGTGCTCTGTTTGACTGGATCATCCTTCACATCAACCATGCAATGCTCAACAGACGAGACATGGAGGAGTCAGTCTCT tgtttgtccATCGGTGTCTTGGATATGTTTGGATTTGAGAACCTCCAGACAAACAGTTTTGAGCAGCTGTGCATCAACTACACCAATGAGAAACTGCAGTATTATATCAACCACAACATCTTCAAGCTTGAGCAA GAGGATTATGTGTCTGAAGGCCTCACTTGGCAAAACATCGACTGCACTGACAACAGTGGCTGCATTCAGCTGATCAGCATGAAATCAACTGGACTCTTTGACCTGCTGGATGAGGAGAGCAA CCTCCCTCAGGGCACAGATGAAACCCTGTTGGACAAACTGACGCAGCAGCATCAGGACAACCCACTCTTTGTAGCCTCTCCAAGTACAAACCCGATTTTTGCCATCCAACACTTTGCTGGGAGTGTTGAATATCACATCAAG gacttcagagagaaaaacacagagcacatgCGTCCTGAAGTCGTATCTCTTCTACGGAGTAGTGAGCGAGCGTTCTTGCATCACCTGGTTGCATCCAGCCCTCAGGCGCTGTTCAGATGGGGCATCCTTCGAGCCACCATTCGCATCCTCACAGTGTTCAAAAACATGGGACGCCAGCGGGCAGAACAGT TGGCTGCCAGACGAAGCTCCCGCAAAACCCTCAAGGAAATGAAACAGCGCAGCAGCACTGTGGACCGACTATCCAG CAACAGCCTGACTCTGGATTTCTCCTTTGATCACTCTGATGATCATCCTCTTGATGTGTTTGAAGACATCTTTGCCAATtatgaaaagagaaa GAAGAGCAGAGGCGGTCGACAGAAGCAGGTCATTCCAAAG AACCTCATGGATTTGCGCTCCCTCCAACATATTGTTGGTCTCACTGCCCACGACCGAACCAGCAAATCCATCTTCCACCCTCAGCAGAGAACAAAGCTATCTACAGTCAGCACTCAGTTTCAG GCCTCACTCAGAAGGCTGATGGAGACGATTGAAAAAGCGGACcctttcttcattttctgtgttcGCTCCAACGCTGAAATG aagGAGCTGCACTTTGATGATGAACTTGTGCTACAGCAAATCAGGTACACAGGCATGCTGCAGATGGTTCACATCCAGAAGTCTGGCTACAGTGCCAAATACACATTTATG GAATTTGTTGACAAGTTCAGGATGTTGCTCCCAAAAGGTGCAACGGCAACTCCTGAGCACATAACCAAACTGTTTGAGAGGATGAAACTGGATAAGTCCACCTACCAAATAGGAAAAACCAAG GTGTTCCTCAAGCagaaggagaagcagctgctccaaGACACTCTTAACAAAGAGGTGATGCGTCACATCATCATACTGCAGCGCTGGTTCCGTACCTGTCTGATAAGATTGCACTTTGTGCAAAAGAGAGACGCCACATTAATAATACAG AGGAGCTGGCGTGAGTTTTATGAGAATCACAACCGAGCTGCTACAGTGATCCAGACTGCTTGGAGGACTTCCTTAAAGAGGTCAAAGGAgcagtgtgaggaggaggatgacaaGGAGACGTCGAACACCCGGCTTGGACGGGACAG CTTGACCAAAAAAGAGTTAAAGAGGCAGCATAAGGTGGAGCTCAGCCCCGGCAGGAACCAGCAGCTCGATTCAGTCAATGGCCAGTCTGCACAGAGGGACCAAAGCAGAGAGAAACGAGGATGCCCTCCGCCTCTGAATAgacccctctccctccctctggaCACTAAAGTTAGCAGTAATGATCACTCAACCAGCCCCTCTACGAGCAGCTCGCTTCAGCGTTACAAAGACATGGGGGGCATTAAGGAGAAGGCCGAGAAGTGGAGGGGAAGACAGAGCGAGGGCGAACCGACAGACGAATCGAGTCCGGAAATACGACGCAGAGAAAATAGGAAAGATGAGTTTTA CCGCAAAGGGAAGTCCATGTCTGCCGATGAACTGTCCAAGATCAGCTCATCAGGCTCTGACAGCTCACCTTCTACCAATGAG GTCAGGGTGCGCCTCCGCAAGCAGCCAAAACGCAAGCGGCGCTTAGCCTACGCCCGCAGCGGTTTGATGATTAACTTTGGGGGCTCCAAGGAGAGCGAGTACTGGAGCTTTCCACTGCCTCCCATCAGCCCCCATCTGGCCAGTCTGAAGAGCTCGGCCAGTAGTGTGGATGTCCGGGTCAAG AAACCAGCAGAACCGGATGGGTCGAGGTTCAGCCTTCCGTCAAGGACTGCCAATGAGGACTCAGGACAACAGGGGACTAACCAATCACAACTCACAACCCCTGAGAA gatttggtttctcagtAAGTTCCTGCGGAAACGGGCACCCAAATTTTCCCCAGGCAATGACTCTCCATCAGATAAAACCG TCACCTTGCCCAGGTACACTCCACATCACTATCACATGCCAAACCAAAGCAGCGGGAGGGATAATCGAAACCCCACCATTCGAATCAGCCGGGCCACACGGGCGATTGAGTGGAACACCTCTCTAGACCGAGAGATCACTGACTCCAAGGAGCTGCGAAACCTGGATGAGTTCCTCGGAAACCAG GTGAATGAACTTCGATCAAGAATAAAGGAGCTGTCTCCAACAGAGAGCATCTTCCTCACAGCCACAATGCAGTTCAGAGAGACCATCAAAAGCATGTACTCCGTGCAG AAGCCCCAAATCGCCTACAAAGATCTGATGAAAGGCTACCACAACAAAGTGAACACACTAGCTGCACCCAAGAAGAAGGCAGAAGTCTCACTGGTGGTCAACCTGTTCCAGTCTGTGCTGGACGGCTTCATCAGGGGCGAAATAAAACGAGTGGAGTCTGAACCGTCCAAG GCTACCAAGACgacaaagaagaggaggaaaaaggacaAATGT CCTGATAGTCCTCTGGATCACCTGTTCAGCACATACCAGGTGAACATTATGCAGTCATGTGACTTGTGTGGCTCCTACATCTGGGGTATGGAGAAAGCCTACATGTGCAGTG cttgcAAGTTAATATGTCACAAGAAATGCCTGAAGAAAATCATCACAGACTGCTCAACACGGTGCGCCAGGCAG GATGACAGTGTGCCAGGCTCCCTTCACTTTGGggtgcaggtgtgtgtcctCACCAGTAAAGCCAACCCTGTGCCCATGGTGGTGGAGATGTTGCTGTTGCATGTGGAGCTAAATGGCCTCTACACTGAGGGCATTTACCGCAAGTCAGGCTCAACCTGTCGAGCAAGGGAGCTCCACCAGATTCTGGAGACCA ATCCTGAGGAAGCATGTTTGGAGAATTATCCCATCCACACCACCACAGGTCTGGTGAAACGATGGCTCCGAGAGCTGCCTGACCCCCTCATGACCTTTTCCCTCTACAGCGACTTTCTGCATGCCGTGG AGCTGCCAGAGAAAGCTGAGAGAATAAGGGCTGTGTACCAAAAGGTTGATGAACTCCCTCCTTCAAATTACAACACATTAGAGCGGCTCATTTTTCACCTTGTCAG GGTTGCAAAGGAAGAAGAGCACAATAAGATGTCACCAAGCTCTCTTGCTATTGTGTTTGCCCCCTGCATTCTGCGCTCTCCTGATGCTAATGACCCCTTCCTTGGTATGAAGGATGTGTCCAAGACTACACA GTGCGTGGAGATCCTGATCTCTGAGCAGTTCAGACGCTACAAAGAGAAGATGCAGAATATCCAGGAGCTGGAATACGCAGAGGCCCTGGCTGTCAATCAGCTCAAACTGAGGAGGCAAAACACG ATTGTTGAAAAGCCTTCAGATGttccagaggaaacacacactgatgaaacaGAGAAGACTCTCATCGAAAGGATCAAGTCCATCAAGCAAGAAAA GGTGGACTTGGCCTGCACATTACCTGACCTGGAGCAGGAACATTCTGACAACGACAACCTGGACTCATCATCGTCGATGAGCACAGAGAGTTTAGAAGACCGCCTGAGGAGCCTGGAATCGGAAG GAAAGGTGACCATGCGATTAAAAACCCAGAAACCTGACTGCCCGCATAAACCTCCTGACCTGGCGCAGAGAGTCAGAAGTATGATGGCTCAGGCAGATGATGAACAGACAGGGTTCACATCAGGACAGAAGACAGATGTTACTCAATTCATGTGCTTCCTGCCCAGCCAAGACAACCCCTCCCCAACCGACAAGCCCCAGGTCACCAGCAAGACTTTTAACGGGAGCTTTGATGACCTGGACATCCCTTTCattgatgaggatgaggatctAGCTTGA
- the myo9b gene encoding unconventional myosin-IXb isoform X2 translates to MSTTDGAGAPDQDGEARVVQIYPRVSQNTAAYCPLQVSFGDTVKSVIHNAVVTLGLDSSKMYRLLEVRQVSGEERLLEAGDCPLERVLLWPPLAQRWHPQSQGYHFILQQQQADNGDNQEENREDYDDLCNLQSVTEQSILEVLRQRFYKLKIYTYASNILIAINPNKFLPVYYNPKYVKMYENQPLGKLSPHIFAIADVAFHTMLTRQVNQCIVISGESGSGKTESSSYLIHCLTALSQKTYSTGLERTILGAGPVLEAFGNAKTAENNNSSRFGKFIQLNYLESGVIRGAVIEKYLLEKCRLVSRDKRERNYHVFYYLLVGASKDEQEEFHLLKPQDYLYLKQQDLQIDDEEKFRQEYKRLHQAMEMVGFLASTKKHIFSILSAILHLGNVTFTVSEDTQDLEVGPAEVLCTLSGLLKVKKELLVEALIKRRVVVAKASTVSKYTLQQASKVRDSMAKSLYSALFDWIILHINHAMLNRRDMEESVSCLSIGVLDMFGFENLQTNSFEQLCINYTNEKLQYYINHNIFKLEQEDYVSEGLTWQNIDCTDNSGCIQLISMKSTGLFDLLDEESNLPQGTDETLLDKLTQQHQDNPLFVASPSTNPIFAIQHFAGSVEYHIKDFREKNTEHMRPEVVSLLRSSERAFLHHLVASSPQALFRWGILRATIRILTVFKNMGRQRAEQLAARRSSRKTLKEMKQRSSTVDRLSSNSLTLDFSFDHSDDHPLDVFEDIFANYEKRKKSRGGRQKQVIPKNLMDLRSLQHIVGLTAHDRTSKSIFHPQQRTKLSTVSTQFQASLRRLMETIEKADPFFIFCVRSNAEMKELHFDDELVLQQIRYTGMLQMVHIQKSGYSAKYTFMEFVDKFRMLLPKGATATPEHITKLFERMKLDKSTYQIGKTKVFLKQKEKQLLQDTLNKEVMRHIIILQRWFRTCLIRLHFVQKRDATLIIQRSWREFYENHNRAATVIQTAWRTSLKRSKEQCEEEDDKETSNTRLGRDSLTKKELKRQHKVELSPGRNQQLDSVNGQSAQRDQSREKRGCPPPLNRPLSLPLDTKVSSNDHSTSPSTSSSLQRYKDMGGIKEKAEKWRGRQSEGEPTDESSPEIRRRENRKDEFYRKGKSMSADELSKISSSGSDSSPSTNEKPAEPDGSRFSLPSRTANEDSGQQGTNQSQLTTPEKIWFLSKFLRKRAPKFSPGNDSPSDKTVTLPRYTPHHYHMPNQSSGRDNRNPTIRISRATRAIEWNTSLDREITDSKELRNLDEFLGNQVNELRSRIKELSPTESIFLTATMQFRETIKSMYSVQKPQIAYKDLMKGYHNKVNTLAAPKKKAEVSLVVNLFQSVLDGFIRGEIKRVESEPSKATKTTKKRRKKDKCPDSPLDHLFSTYQVNIMQSCDLCGSYIWGMEKAYMCSACKLICHKKCLKKIITDCSTRCARQDDSVPGSLHFGVQVCVLTSKANPVPMVVEMLLLHVELNGLYTEGIYRKSGSTCRARELHQILETNPEEACLENYPIHTTTGLVKRWLRELPDPLMTFSLYSDFLHAVELPEKAERIRAVYQKVDELPPSNYNTLERLIFHLVRVAKEEEHNKMSPSSLAIVFAPCILRSPDANDPFLGMKDVSKTTQCVEILISEQFRRYKEKMQNIQELEYAEALAVNQLKLRRQNTIVEKPSDVPEETHTDETEKTLIERIKSIKQEKVDLACTLPDLEQEHSDNDNLDSSSSMSTESLEDRLRSLESEGKVTMRLKTQKPDCPHKPPDLAQRVRSMMAQADDEQTGFTSGQKTDVTQFMCFLPSQDNPSPTDKPQVTSKTFNGSFDDLDIPFIDEDEDLA, encoded by the exons ATGAGCACTACAGATGGAGCTGGGGCCCCTGACCAGGATGGAGAGGCCCGTGTTGTGCAGATCTACCCTAGGGTGTCCCAGAACACTGCTGCCTACTGTCCCCTGCAGGTCAGCTTTGGGGACACGGTGAAGTCGGTCATCCACAATGCCGTGGTCACTCTGGGGCTGGACTCCAGCAAGATGTACCGCCTCCTAGAAGTCAGACAGGTCAGCGGAGAGGAGAGGCTGCTGGAAGCTGGTGACTGCCCTCTGGAGAGAGTCCTGCTGTGGCCACCACTGGCACAGAGGTGGCACCCTCAGAGCCAGGGATACCActtcatcctgcagcagcagcaagccGACAATGGAGACAAccaagaagaaaacagagaggacTATGATGACCTCTGCAACCTCCAATCTGTAACTGAGCAGAGTATTCTGGAGGTTTTACGCCAACGCTTCTACAAGTTAAAAATCTACACCTATGCCAGCAACATCCTTATTGCCATTAATCCCAATAAGTTCCTGCCTGTTTACTACAACCCCAAGTATGTCAAGATGTATGAGAACCAGCCACTGGGCAAACTAAGCCCTCATATATTTGCAATAGCAGACGTGGCCTTCCATACGATGCTGACCAGGCAGGTTAACCAGTGTATTGTTATATCTGGTGAGAGTGGCTCGGGGAAGACTGAAAGCAGCAGTTATCTCATCCACTGCCTGACTGCACTGAGCCAGAAGACGTACTCCACCGGGCTGGAACGGACCATCCTTGGAGCAGGACCGGTGTTAGAG GCCTTTGGCAACGCCAAGACCGCAGAGAATAACAACTCCAGCCGCTTTGGGAAGTTCATCCAGCTCAACTACCTGGAGAGCGGTGTCATCAGAGG GGCAGTTATTGAGAAGTACCTACTCGAAAAGTGCCGCCTGGTGTCcagagataagagagagag GAACTACCACGTGTTCTACTACCTGCTAGTGGGAGCGTCCAAAGACGAGCAGGAGGAATTTCATCTGTTAAAGCCACAAGATTATCTCTACCTCAAGCAG CAAGACCTCCAAATAGATGATGAGGAGAAATTCAGGCAGGAGTACAAGAGGCTCCATCAAGCTATGGAAATGGTCGGCTTCTTGGCCTCCACCAAGAAACA CATATTTTCCATCCTCTCTGCCATCCTCCACCTTGGCAATGTGACGTTCACAGTCTCAGAGGACACTCAGGACCTGGAGGTCGGACCTGCTGAAGTCTTGTGTACACTGTCTGGCCTGCTCAAG GTGAAAAAGGAGCTGCTGGTTGAGGCTTTGATCAAGAGGAGAGTAGTGGTCGCCAAGGCCAGCACAGTTTCAAAGTACACACTACAACAG GCCTCCAAAGTGCGGGACTCCATGGCTAAGTCTTTATACAGTGCTCTGTTTGACTGGATCATCCTTCACATCAACCATGCAATGCTCAACAGACGAGACATGGAGGAGTCAGTCTCT tgtttgtccATCGGTGTCTTGGATATGTTTGGATTTGAGAACCTCCAGACAAACAGTTTTGAGCAGCTGTGCATCAACTACACCAATGAGAAACTGCAGTATTATATCAACCACAACATCTTCAAGCTTGAGCAA GAGGATTATGTGTCTGAAGGCCTCACTTGGCAAAACATCGACTGCACTGACAACAGTGGCTGCATTCAGCTGATCAGCATGAAATCAACTGGACTCTTTGACCTGCTGGATGAGGAGAGCAA CCTCCCTCAGGGCACAGATGAAACCCTGTTGGACAAACTGACGCAGCAGCATCAGGACAACCCACTCTTTGTAGCCTCTCCAAGTACAAACCCGATTTTTGCCATCCAACACTTTGCTGGGAGTGTTGAATATCACATCAAG gacttcagagagaaaaacacagagcacatgCGTCCTGAAGTCGTATCTCTTCTACGGAGTAGTGAGCGAGCGTTCTTGCATCACCTGGTTGCATCCAGCCCTCAGGCGCTGTTCAGATGGGGCATCCTTCGAGCCACCATTCGCATCCTCACAGTGTTCAAAAACATGGGACGCCAGCGGGCAGAACAGT TGGCTGCCAGACGAAGCTCCCGCAAAACCCTCAAGGAAATGAAACAGCGCAGCAGCACTGTGGACCGACTATCCAG CAACAGCCTGACTCTGGATTTCTCCTTTGATCACTCTGATGATCATCCTCTTGATGTGTTTGAAGACATCTTTGCCAATtatgaaaagagaaa GAAGAGCAGAGGCGGTCGACAGAAGCAGGTCATTCCAAAG AACCTCATGGATTTGCGCTCCCTCCAACATATTGTTGGTCTCACTGCCCACGACCGAACCAGCAAATCCATCTTCCACCCTCAGCAGAGAACAAAGCTATCTACAGTCAGCACTCAGTTTCAG GCCTCACTCAGAAGGCTGATGGAGACGATTGAAAAAGCGGACcctttcttcattttctgtgttcGCTCCAACGCTGAAATG aagGAGCTGCACTTTGATGATGAACTTGTGCTACAGCAAATCAGGTACACAGGCATGCTGCAGATGGTTCACATCCAGAAGTCTGGCTACAGTGCCAAATACACATTTATG GAATTTGTTGACAAGTTCAGGATGTTGCTCCCAAAAGGTGCAACGGCAACTCCTGAGCACATAACCAAACTGTTTGAGAGGATGAAACTGGATAAGTCCACCTACCAAATAGGAAAAACCAAG GTGTTCCTCAAGCagaaggagaagcagctgctccaaGACACTCTTAACAAAGAGGTGATGCGTCACATCATCATACTGCAGCGCTGGTTCCGTACCTGTCTGATAAGATTGCACTTTGTGCAAAAGAGAGACGCCACATTAATAATACAG AGGAGCTGGCGTGAGTTTTATGAGAATCACAACCGAGCTGCTACAGTGATCCAGACTGCTTGGAGGACTTCCTTAAAGAGGTCAAAGGAgcagtgtgaggaggaggatgacaaGGAGACGTCGAACACCCGGCTTGGACGGGACAG CTTGACCAAAAAAGAGTTAAAGAGGCAGCATAAGGTGGAGCTCAGCCCCGGCAGGAACCAGCAGCTCGATTCAGTCAATGGCCAGTCTGCACAGAGGGACCAAAGCAGAGAGAAACGAGGATGCCCTCCGCCTCTGAATAgacccctctccctccctctggaCACTAAAGTTAGCAGTAATGATCACTCAACCAGCCCCTCTACGAGCAGCTCGCTTCAGCGTTACAAAGACATGGGGGGCATTAAGGAGAAGGCCGAGAAGTGGAGGGGAAGACAGAGCGAGGGCGAACCGACAGACGAATCGAGTCCGGAAATACGACGCAGAGAAAATAGGAAAGATGAGTTTTA CCGCAAAGGGAAGTCCATGTCTGCCGATGAACTGTCCAAGATCAGCTCATCAGGCTCTGACAGCTCACCTTCTACCAATGAG AAACCAGCAGAACCGGATGGGTCGAGGTTCAGCCTTCCGTCAAGGACTGCCAATGAGGACTCAGGACAACAGGGGACTAACCAATCACAACTCACAACCCCTGAGAA gatttggtttctcagtAAGTTCCTGCGGAAACGGGCACCCAAATTTTCCCCAGGCAATGACTCTCCATCAGATAAAACCG TCACCTTGCCCAGGTACACTCCACATCACTATCACATGCCAAACCAAAGCAGCGGGAGGGATAATCGAAACCCCACCATTCGAATCAGCCGGGCCACACGGGCGATTGAGTGGAACACCTCTCTAGACCGAGAGATCACTGACTCCAAGGAGCTGCGAAACCTGGATGAGTTCCTCGGAAACCAG GTGAATGAACTTCGATCAAGAATAAAGGAGCTGTCTCCAACAGAGAGCATCTTCCTCACAGCCACAATGCAGTTCAGAGAGACCATCAAAAGCATGTACTCCGTGCAG AAGCCCCAAATCGCCTACAAAGATCTGATGAAAGGCTACCACAACAAAGTGAACACACTAGCTGCACCCAAGAAGAAGGCAGAAGTCTCACTGGTGGTCAACCTGTTCCAGTCTGTGCTGGACGGCTTCATCAGGGGCGAAATAAAACGAGTGGAGTCTGAACCGTCCAAG GCTACCAAGACgacaaagaagaggaggaaaaaggacaAATGT CCTGATAGTCCTCTGGATCACCTGTTCAGCACATACCAGGTGAACATTATGCAGTCATGTGACTTGTGTGGCTCCTACATCTGGGGTATGGAGAAAGCCTACATGTGCAGTG cttgcAAGTTAATATGTCACAAGAAATGCCTGAAGAAAATCATCACAGACTGCTCAACACGGTGCGCCAGGCAG GATGACAGTGTGCCAGGCTCCCTTCACTTTGGggtgcaggtgtgtgtcctCACCAGTAAAGCCAACCCTGTGCCCATGGTGGTGGAGATGTTGCTGTTGCATGTGGAGCTAAATGGCCTCTACACTGAGGGCATTTACCGCAAGTCAGGCTCAACCTGTCGAGCAAGGGAGCTCCACCAGATTCTGGAGACCA ATCCTGAGGAAGCATGTTTGGAGAATTATCCCATCCACACCACCACAGGTCTGGTGAAACGATGGCTCCGAGAGCTGCCTGACCCCCTCATGACCTTTTCCCTCTACAGCGACTTTCTGCATGCCGTGG AGCTGCCAGAGAAAGCTGAGAGAATAAGGGCTGTGTACCAAAAGGTTGATGAACTCCCTCCTTCAAATTACAACACATTAGAGCGGCTCATTTTTCACCTTGTCAG GGTTGCAAAGGAAGAAGAGCACAATAAGATGTCACCAAGCTCTCTTGCTATTGTGTTTGCCCCCTGCATTCTGCGCTCTCCTGATGCTAATGACCCCTTCCTTGGTATGAAGGATGTGTCCAAGACTACACA GTGCGTGGAGATCCTGATCTCTGAGCAGTTCAGACGCTACAAAGAGAAGATGCAGAATATCCAGGAGCTGGAATACGCAGAGGCCCTGGCTGTCAATCAGCTCAAACTGAGGAGGCAAAACACG ATTGTTGAAAAGCCTTCAGATGttccagaggaaacacacactgatgaaacaGAGAAGACTCTCATCGAAAGGATCAAGTCCATCAAGCAAGAAAA GGTGGACTTGGCCTGCACATTACCTGACCTGGAGCAGGAACATTCTGACAACGACAACCTGGACTCATCATCGTCGATGAGCACAGAGAGTTTAGAAGACCGCCTGAGGAGCCTGGAATCGGAAG GAAAGGTGACCATGCGATTAAAAACCCAGAAACCTGACTGCCCGCATAAACCTCCTGACCTGGCGCAGAGAGTCAGAAGTATGATGGCTCAGGCAGATGATGAACAGACAGGGTTCACATCAGGACAGAAGACAGATGTTACTCAATTCATGTGCTTCCTGCCCAGCCAAGACAACCCCTCCCCAACCGACAAGCCCCAGGTCACCAGCAAGACTTTTAACGGGAGCTTTGATGACCTGGACATCCCTTTCattgatgaggatgaggatctAGCTTGA